In Candidatus Omnitrophota bacterium, the genomic window TACAATGTCTTGAAGGGCATCGATCATTACATTCCCGTCGATGTGTACATTCCCGGCTGCCCGCCAACGCCGCAAGCGCTGCTGGAAGGGCTGATGAAGCTCCAAGAGCGGATCAAGCAGAAAGGCTTCGGCCAGGCGATGGGGGAGAAGAAGAACGAGTATCCGATCCCTGAATTTGGTCCGAGCGGGCTGCGTCCTCGGTACACTCCCGATGTCTGGCAGCCCCCGACACAAACGCAAACCCCCTGGACCGCGACGGTCCCACCCACGACTGAGTCCAAGCCCCCTGTCTAATGCTTCGTCCTGTTGAAGAGATCGCCACGCTGATCATCGAGCTGCTTCCGGGCGTGCTCGTCATGGCCGAGGGGGGAGCGCTGCGCGTCCAGCCGAAAGATGCCAGGACGGTGTTTCGCTGCCTGAAAGAAAACGACCACTTCAACCTTGATTATCTGGCCAATCTGACGGTGGTCGACTATCCGCCGGACCCCGCCACTGGCGGGACAGGCCCCGCACCAGTGCGGTACGGGGCAGGCCGCATGGACGTCGTGTATCACCTCTATTCGATAGCCAAGAAGCATGGCCCGCTTGCCCTCAAGATCACCTTGCCACGCACGAATCCGGTCGTGGCCTCGGCCACGCCGATCTGGCGCGGGGCGGAATTTCAAGAGCGGGAAGCGTATGATCTCTACGGTGTCACATTCGAAGGCCATCCGGATTTGCGCCGCATTCTGCTGTGGGATGAGTTCGAAGGCCACCCCATGCGCAAAGACTACGTCGTCGAAGACCAAAACGTCTTGTAATTTCGAATGATGAATGTCGAATTCGATATTCGCAGCATTCCCTTAACGTGCGGCTTGTCAACGGGAGAGAGCGGAGGTAGCGTTTGACGTCGTCGTGGGTGCCCACGAGGACAAAAGAAACGGCATCGGGGCGTTCGCCCCAAAGAACGCGGACGGCTTGGCTGACGCGAGCTTCAAAGATTTTCTCAGGACCCTTGGCGTATAAGAATTTGATCCGCAGGCCAAACGGTGCCTGGCGGGTTGAGTAGTAAACGCGGATTTGCTGATCAGTCTGACGAATGAGCGTTTGTTCCTGATGGGTGAAATGGTCGAAGCGCTTAAGGTAGCGCTCCTTGTAAATGAACTGCATCTACCGTTTCTTCATGCGCCGTTTGAGCACACTCCCGGCGGTTCGCTCATCGGCGACAATATCGCCAGGTTTGATCGTGAAGGCATCTTTGAGGAACGCTTCATACGATTCGGGGGGAATGCGCTCCTCGACGTCGATGGGCTTCAGGACAATGACTCCATGGAGGTAGGTCACATCCAGATAATCGCGTCCGGCCTGCAAGCGAATGCGATCAACAATCTCTTTAGGAATGGTGAGTTGGTTTCCGCGAGTGAGTTTTGCTAACATGGGCGCGTGCCTCCTTTGGCTAAGACAAGTATACCGTAAAAGTGTATAAAAGTTGAAAACTTTTTTCCTTTTTAGACTTCTATGAACAGCCAAACCCACCCAATTGAAACAGAGCTGCTCGAAGTGAGTCTGGGGCCGCAGCATCCCTCCACACACGGGGTGTTTCGGATGAATGCGACCCTCGATGGAGAAACCATCGTCAAGCTCAAGCCGGTCATGGGCTATCTGCACCGCAACCATGAGCAGATCGGCGAGGGCATCACCTACATCGCCAGCTTCCCGTTCACCGACCGGCTCGATTATTTCTGCGCGATGTCCAATAACTTCGGGCTCGCCCTCGCCATCGAAAAACTCGGCGGTATTGCGGTCTCTGAGCGCGGCGAGTATCTGCGCGTCATCATGGCCGAGCTGACACGCCTCATCAACCACACGGCCGTCACCGGGTTTCTCCTCAACGACATGGGGGCTTTCGGCACGCCGCTGCTGTATGCCTTCCGAGAGCGGGAAAAAATCTTAGATCTGTTCGAGGCGGCGTCCGGCTCTCGCATGATGTGCAACTACGTGCGGCCAGGCGGGGTGCGCGAGGATGTGCCTGAGGCCTGGCTTGAGCGGGCTGAGAAGCTTGTCGATGGCTATCCGGCGTTTCTGGATGAGTTCGAAAAGCTGCTGACCGAAAACGAAATCATCCGCCAGCGCTGCCAACATGTCGGAATCCTGCCGAAGGAGCTCGCGATCAATGCCAGTGCGACCGGGCCACTGTTGCGAGCTTCTGGGGTCGACTACGACATCCGCAAAGTTGATGGCTACTCGATCTACTCGCGCTTTAACTTCCGCGTGCCGCTCGGCACCGTCGGCGATGTCTACGATCGGTACTATGTGCGGATCCTTGAAATGCGCGAGAGTGTGAAGATTTTGCAGCAGGCCCTCAAGGAAATTCCCACGGGTGCTGCCATCAGCCCGAAGGGGTTGGCAATGGTCAAGGCCCCGCGCACGTTCCGCCCGCCGAAGGGCGAAGCCTACGGCCGCATCGAATCGCCCAAAGGCGAGCTCGGATTTTACTTGGTCAGCGACGGCACGCCGCAGCCGTACCGCTACCACATCCGGGCCCCAAGCTTCGTAAACCTGACGATTCTTGAAGACATGTGCCTTGGCCACAAAGTGGCTGATGTGATCATCATCCTCGGCTCCATCGACATCGTCATGGGCGAAGTCGACCGCTAACGAAAGGAAAAAGTAAAAAGGAAAAAGGCAAAAGTGCAAGGTAAAAGGCAAAATTTGACGCGGACTTTTTACTTTTACCTTGTCCTTTTTCCTTTTGCCTTTTACCTTTTGACTTAAAGATGATTGGAATTGGGGTCTTACGAGGCATGGGGGTGACCTTCAAGACGTTCCTCGAGACGTATCCCTGGGGGCGCGGGCTGCTGCGTGCCTTGCGTATTCCAACAACGAACGGGCTTGTTACCGTAGAATACCCTGATGTGAAGCAGCAGCATCATGAGCGGTTCCGCTATTTCCCATTCCTCGTCTATGATCAAACACCTGATAACTTACGCTGTGTGGCCTGCAAAATCTGCGAGCAGGAGTGTCCTCCTGCCTGCATCCACATTATCGGTCCGGCCAAGGACGAACAGGGACGCCCGGCCAAAGCCCACGGACGCACATATCCCGTGGAGTTTGACATCGATATCTCAGTCTGCATGTCCTGCCGCATCTGTGTTGATGTCTGTCCGTTCGATGCGATTGAAATGGATAACCAGTATGAGCTCTCAGGATTCGACCGATTCGGCCAGATGGTCTTCAACAAGGACAAGTTGCTGAAGCCGAACGACTATTTCCAGAGGATCAAACCCACTGAAGCGGCCACGGTCGATGCCCGTCTTGCCGCCAAGAAAAAGTAAGAGCGAACTAAGATGCAGGAGTTAGATCAGGTGTTCGTGAACGCCAAAGGGTGGCTGCTCAGTCTGTTTCCCATCGGACTGAGGCCCTGGGTTTCCATTGCCGTGAGCGTTGGCGTCATCGCCGCCATCGCCCCGTTCATCATGATGTACCTGACGTGGCTGGAGCGGAAAATCATCGCCCGAATGCAAAACCGGTTCGGCCCGACGCGTGTCGGCGTCTACGGGTTGCTCCAGCCGATTTCCGACGGGATCAAGATGCTGATCAAGGAAGACATCGTGCCGCGCGGAGCCGATCCGCTGCTACATATCCTCGCCCCGATTCTGTCCTTAGCTCCGGCGATTCTCCTGTTTGCGGTGATGCCGTTTGGCCGCAACATGATCGCGGCCGATTTGAACGTCGGCTTGCTGTACCTGTTTGCCATTTCCTCCATCAGCTCCTACTCCATTTTCATGGGAGGCTGGGCCTCGCGCAGCAAATTCTCCATCCTGGGCGCCATGCGGGGGGTGGCGCAAATCATCTCGTACGAAGTGCCCGGAGTGCTCTCCGTTGTGGCCGTCATTATGATCACCGGCACGCTATCGATGGTGGGGATCGTGGAGGCGCAGGCCGATCAGTGGTTTGTCTTCACGCCGTGGGGCATTGTCGGCTGCCTGATGTTTTTCTTGAGCGGGGTCGCCGAGGTCAATCGCACGCCGTTTGACATGCCCGAGGCCGAATCCGAGCTCGTCGGGGGATTTCACACCGAGTATAGCGGCATGAAGTTTGCGCTCTGGTACATGGCGGAATTTCTCGAGTCGTTTGCCATTTGCGCTTTTACGACGACGCTGTTTCTCGGCGGCTGGCAAGGGCCGGCGGTGCCGTTCTGGGTTTTGGGCTTGTTGCTTGCCGTGATCGTGGCCACAGGAACAAAGCTTCCAGCGCCCATCCGCAGCGTTGGGGCTGCGGCCATGCTTGGAGCAGCCGTCCTCTGGAGAACGCAGGTGATTCCCTCATGGGCGTGGTTTTTGGCAAAGACCTATGCGCTGGTGTTCGTCCTCGTGTGGTTACGCGGCACCTTTCCGCGGCTGCGCGTGGATCAGCTCATGGGACTGGCCTGGAAGTTTTTCCTCCCGCTTGGCCTGGTCAACATCGTTGCGGCCGGGATCTGGTGGTCGCTGCGCGAGACGCCCTGGTTTGGATGGATTGCCAGCGCTGTTGTGCTAGCACTGAGCGCCTGGGCCCTCGTGCTTGCCAACAAGCCGGAACCACTACAACCCCGCACCTACATCTACGCCGACTAACTTCGATATCAGATAGAAAAAAGCCATTTCATATCTGATATCGCCTTGAAAGGAGATGTGATGGCGAATCCCGGCCCTTCGACTGTTACTCCTGAAACTACTCCTATAGACTGGGAACGCAAACCGAAGACCATCGATGCCAACCTCAAAGATTACGAGGCAACCTATCGCACCTTTCATTGGCAAGACGTTGAGCGAGACTTTGAGTGGTCAACGACCGGCAAAGTCAACATCGTCCACGAAGCGATCGATCGCCACGCCGCCTCCTCGAAGAAGACGAAGGTCGCCCTCTACTACACAGATTATGACCGCCGCGATGAGCGCTACACCTTCCAAGATCTGAAAGTTCTCACCAGCCGCTTTGCCCACGTTTTAACATCGCTCGGTGTTAAACGCGGCGATCGCATTGGCACGTTCCTCCCGCGCACCCCAGAGCTCTACATCGCCATTCTCGGCATCAACCGCATCGGTGCGATTCCAGTACCGCTGTTCGAAGCGTTCATGGAACAGGCGGTTGAGGATCGTCTCGGCGACAGCGAAGCCATCGCCTGCGTCACCACGCCAGCGCTCAAGAGCCGCATTCCACTCGCGAAGCTGCCCGCACTCAAGCGGCTCATCCTTGTGGGTGCGAGCGGTGCGCTGGCGGCGAACGAAACCAACTATGAGCAGGCCATGACCGCAGCGCCCGACTGGTTCGAGCCTGAGTGGCTCACGGTCGATGATGGACTCATTATTCACTACACCTCAGGCTCAACCGGAAAATCCAAGGGTGCCTTGCATCGCCAGTACGCGATGATCGGCCACTACCAAACCAGCAAATGGGCTCTCGATCTGCGCGATGAGGATGTGTACTGGTGCACGGCTGACCCTGGGTGGGTGACAGGTACGTCCTATGGTATTTACGGCCCGTGGACGCTAGGGATCACCAGTGTGGTCATCGGCGGACGGTTTGATCCAGATCGGTGGTATCAGACCATCCAAAAGTACAAGGTGACGATGTGGTACAGCGCTCCGACGGCGTATCGGATGCTGATGTCTGCGGGTGAGGCAATTCCGGAGAAATACAATCTCAAGAGCCTGCGCCACATCTGCAGCGTCGGTGAGCCGCTCAATCCTGAAGCGCTCAAATGGATCAAAAACATCACCGGATTAGCACCGCATGAGACCTGGTGGATGACCGAAACCGGCATGCAGCTCATTTGCAACTATCGCAGCCTGGATTTTCCCATCGGCTGCACCGGCAAGCCGTTTCCCGGCACCTACGCGACTGTGGTCGATGATCAGGGCAAGGAAATGCCGCCAGGCCAACTTGGAAATCTTGTCGTGAAGCCAGGTTG contains:
- a CDS encoding AbrB/MazE/SpoVT family DNA-binding domain-containing protein, whose amino-acid sequence is MLAKLTRGNQLTIPKEIVDRIRLQAGRDYLDVTYLHGVIVLKPIDVEERIPPESYEAFLKDAFTIKPGDIVADERTAGSVLKRRMKKR
- the acsA gene encoding acetate--CoA ligase; protein product: MANPGPSTVTPETTPIDWERKPKTIDANLKDYEATYRTFHWQDVERDFEWSTTGKVNIVHEAIDRHAASSKKTKVALYYTDYDRRDERYTFQDLKVLTSRFAHVLTSLGVKRGDRIGTFLPRTPELYIAILGINRIGAIPVPLFEAFMEQAVEDRLGDSEAIACVTTPALKSRIPLAKLPALKRLILVGASGALAANETNYEQAMTAAPDWFEPEWLTVDDGLIIHYTSGSTGKSKGALHRQYAMIGHYQTSKWALDLRDEDVYWCTADPGWVTGTSYGIYGPWTLGITSVVIGGRFDPDRWYQTIQKYKVTMWYSAPTAYRMLMSAGEAIPEKYNLKSLRHICSVGEPLNPEALKWIKNITGLAPHETWWMTETGMQLICNYRSLDFPIGCTGKPFPGTYATVVDDQGKEMPPGQLGNLVVKPGWPSMMKDIWNNKTKYDEYFRIPGWYASGDTAYKDEQGYIWYQGRADDVIKTAGERVGPFEVESALVAHPAVAEAGVIGKPDELRGNIIKAFVALRKGYQPSEQLKKEIADFVKTHMAAHAAPREIAFVDKVPKTRSGKIMRRVLRAWDQGLPTGDISTMEE
- a CDS encoding 4Fe-4S dicluster domain-containing protein produces the protein MIGIGVLRGMGVTFKTFLETYPWGRGLLRALRIPTTNGLVTVEYPDVKQQHHERFRYFPFLVYDQTPDNLRCVACKICEQECPPACIHIIGPAKDEQGRPAKAHGRTYPVEFDIDISVCMSCRICVDVCPFDAIEMDNQYELSGFDRFGQMVFNKDKLLKPNDYFQRIKPTEAATVDARLAAKKK
- the nuoH gene encoding NADH-quinone oxidoreductase subunit NuoH, encoding MQELDQVFVNAKGWLLSLFPIGLRPWVSIAVSVGVIAAIAPFIMMYLTWLERKIIARMQNRFGPTRVGVYGLLQPISDGIKMLIKEDIVPRGADPLLHILAPILSLAPAILLFAVMPFGRNMIAADLNVGLLYLFAISSISSYSIFMGGWASRSKFSILGAMRGVAQIISYEVPGVLSVVAVIMITGTLSMVGIVEAQADQWFVFTPWGIVGCLMFFLSGVAEVNRTPFDMPEAESELVGGFHTEYSGMKFALWYMAEFLESFAICAFTTTLFLGGWQGPAVPFWVLGLLLAVIVATGTKLPAPIRSVGAAAMLGAAVLWRTQVIPSWAWFLAKTYALVFVLVWLRGTFPRLRVDQLMGLAWKFFLPLGLVNIVAAGIWWSLRETPWFGWIASAVVLALSAWALVLANKPEPLQPRTYIYAD
- a CDS encoding NADH-quinone oxidoreductase subunit C, with the protein product MAEGGALRVQPKDARTVFRCLKENDHFNLDYLANLTVVDYPPDPATGGTGPAPVRYGAGRMDVVYHLYSIAKKHGPLALKITLPRTNPVVASATPIWRGAEFQEREAYDLYGVTFEGHPDLRRILLWDEFEGHPMRKDYVVEDQNVL
- a CDS encoding NADH-quinone oxidoreductase subunit D, whose translation is MNSQTHPIETELLEVSLGPQHPSTHGVFRMNATLDGETIVKLKPVMGYLHRNHEQIGEGITYIASFPFTDRLDYFCAMSNNFGLALAIEKLGGIAVSERGEYLRVIMAELTRLINHTAVTGFLLNDMGAFGTPLLYAFREREKILDLFEAASGSRMMCNYVRPGGVREDVPEAWLERAEKLVDGYPAFLDEFEKLLTENEIIRQRCQHVGILPKELAINASATGPLLRASGVDYDIRKVDGYSIYSRFNFRVPLGTVGDVYDRYYVRILEMRESVKILQQALKEIPTGAAISPKGLAMVKAPRTFRPPKGEAYGRIESPKGELGFYLVSDGTPQPYRYHIRAPSFVNLTILEDMCLGHKVADVIIILGSIDIVMGEVDR